TCGACTTCGCGGAGACGACCGCGGGGTTCGACGCGCTCGGCGAGCGGGGAAGGCCCGCCGCGGCGGTCGGCCGGGAGGCCGCCGACGCCGCGCTGGCGTTTCTGGACGAAACCGAGGCGGCGGTCGACGCCCACTTGGCCGACCAACTCGTGGTCCTGCTTGCGCTGGCCGGCGGGCTCGCGACGATTCCGCGGGTCACCGACCACGTCGAGACGAGCCTCGACCTCGTGGCGGCGTTCGACCGACCGGTGACGCTGGACGACGGCGACCCATCCCGACTCCGACGGGAGCGATAGCGTCTCCGACTGCTTCGACTGCTTCGAGCGCATCGGGCCGTGCCTCCCGAGTCCTACGTGAACGTGTCTCGTGGAACGTTTATTGTCGACGGGTGCAGAGTAGCCGACGTGAGCGGTGTCGTGTCACGTATGGAAACCTACTTGGAAGGCGCGAGTTGGACCGTCGTCGAGCGCGTCGCGGCGGCCGAAGGCGTCGAGCCGACAGAGCTGACCCCGCCGCTCGGAACCGTCCTCGACCCGGAGGCGCTGGACGAACTCGTCGCGTCGCTTCCCGACTCGACCGACCCGGCGGTCACCTTCGACTACGCCGGATACGAGGTGGCCGTGGCGGCCGACGGGAGCGTTAGCGTCACGCCTCGCGACTCGTAAGCCGACCGTAACTCCCGACGCGGGCAAAGCCGTTATTCCGCCGCCGCCGCTAGCGGACGGTATGAAGCGACGCACGTTTCTCGAAGCGACCGGCGTAGCGACGGTGGGGGCGCTCGCGGGTTGTACCGCTCCGGGACAGTCGCCCGGCGAAACCGGAACGACCGGTGAAACCGGAACGACCGCGACCGCTGACGGGAACGAAACCGTGGGGGGAACGGAGACGGGAACCGCGACGGGGACGCAGACGACTCAGGGTGGTGGCGGCGGAGGCGGCACGACGAACACCGTCAGGATGGTTTCGCAGGGGAGCAACTACTACTTCGACCCTATCGGCCTGTTCGTGGAACCGGGGACCACCGTCTCGTTCGTCATCGAGAGCGGAGCCCACTCCTCGACGGCGTACCACCAGAGCATCGACTCGGCGTCGGTGACCCGGATTCCCGACGGCGCCGAACCGTGGGACAGCGGCACTCTCACCGGGAAGGGGTCGTCGTTCGACCACACCTTCCAGACGACCGGCACCTACGACTACTTCTGCATCCCGCACAAGACGCTGGGGATGGTCGGCCGCATCGTCTGCGGCGAACCCGGCGGCGTCGAGGGGAACCCGCCCGACGGGAACGTCCCGTCGGAGCAGACCATCGTCCAGCAGGGAGCCGTCTCCTACTCGGAGTTCAGCGGGTAGGCCGACGCCGCGTCAGTCGTCGCCCGGCGGGTCTTCAGGGCAGTACGCCAGCGTCGAACCCGTTCCGGAGTCGATGCCCCACTCGGAAACCGCGACCTCGGTGCCCGAGTGGTTACAGTCGAACGTCGACCGCGACAGTTCGACCATCTCCAGTCGGTTGGCGTGCGCGACCGTCACCGTGTAGTTCGCCTCGTAGGTGAGCCGTCCCGCGACCACCGCGCCCGGGGCGAGTTCGTACGCGCGCTCGATGACGACCGCGCCCTCGCGCTCGACGCGCACCGTCACGACGACCGACTCGGATTCGTCGTTGCGAATCCGGAGTCCGTGCGGGCGCTCGTTCGGTTCGAGATTGTCGAGCGACGTGTACTGCGCGACCGTCTCGTTCGCGACGTACGTCGTCTCGGACGCCGGCGGTCGCGACGCGGTGGGCGCGGCGCAACCGGCGACGAGGAGACACGCGACGACGGCGATACCGGCGAAACCTCGGCGCGAGAGGGGAGGGCGGCGAAGCATACTCCCGGCGTGATGGCCGGTCCCGATAGCGTTTCCGAATCGCTCGTCCCTCCGACCGGCGTCGCGGCGGAGTTCGGGTAGTCACCGTGACCTAACCTGACCGTGACGGTCCCCGGAACGCCCACCGTCACCGAACTCGACGGTAGTCGTACTTCCCGCGGAGGTTTTCGTGGAAGTACCCGCCGTGGGAGCGCGCGCCGACGAACTCCTCGTACGTCTCCTGGGCGACGTCGAAGTAGCGGTAGACGCCGCCGCTCTGGAACTCGATTTCGAGCGTCTCGTCGTCGCGGTCGTACCCGATGCTCCGGACGCTACTGGAGGTGACCGGCACGCGCGTCTCGGCTACGTACCGGAGTTCGTCGTAGGGAACGTAGCCCACGATTCGGTCGTCGTAGAAGCAGACCAGACCCTCGCCGCCCTCTTCGACTTCGTCGCACTCGATTCGCTCGCCGTCGGCCGTGACAGCTTCCATGCCGACCGGAGACGACGTACCGGCCACTCAATCCATCGGCCGAATCGCGTCGCCGAAACCGACCGGGAAACGGCTTCGGGTCGGTCGCGAACGACCGACCCGAAGCCGTTTCTTGGTTCGGGACCGAACGTGAGCGCATGTGCAGTGTCGGAGCGCGCGCCCTGATGGTCGTGGTCGGAGCGGCGTCGCTGGTGCTGTACGGCGTCGCCGCGCTCCTCGCCGCCGAGTTTCTCGCGTCGCTCTGGCGCGCCCGCCGGGACCTGGTCACCGTCGCCGTCCTGACCGTCGCGTTGACGATGGCGTTCAGTTACGTGAGCTACCGGTTCGGGACCGGCCAACTGCTGGCGCGACTCGGCGCGACCGAACTGCCGCGGGGTCGCGCACCGGAGGTCTACCGGCGGCTCGACCGGCTCAGCGAGTCGATGGGCGTCTCGCCGCCGACGCTCGCCGTCGCCCGGATGCCGGTCCCGAACGCGATGGCGCTCGGGAGCACGAACCGGGGGTTCGTGGTGCTCGACCGGGCGCTGTTCCGACTGCTGACCGCCGACGAACTCGAAACCATCCTCGCCCACGAACTCTCGCACCTCGAGAGCAACGACAGTCTGGTTCAGACGCTGGCGTACAGCCTGGGTCAGTCGCTGGTCTGGCCGCTGGTACTGATTTCGCTCCCGGCGGTCCTGCTCGGAGTCGGAGTCGCCCGCGCGCGAGCGTGGCTCGGCGGTCGCCCGGCCGACCGGGCGACCGCGCCGCTGGCGGAGTTCCACCGGCGCGTCGGGCAGGTCGTCGTGCTCGGCCTGTCGGCGTTCACCCTGCTGTTGCTCGCCCACTCGCGGCGCCGGGAGTTCGCGGCCGACGACCGCGCGGCGGCGGTGACGGGCAAGCCGCGTGCGCTGGTTTCGGCGCTCAGGAAGATAGAACGCGCGTCCCAGCCCCGACTCGGCCCGCTCTCGCCGCTGTACGTCCGGGGCGACGAGGAGGGCTGGCTCACCGAACTGCTCTCCTCGCACCCCGCGACCGACGAGCGCGTGCGACGACTGGAGGCCCGCGCGGAGCGGAACGCGACGAAGATAGACATTCGGTGAAACGCGAAACGCGCCCACTTCCGCCGAGCCTTTATAAACGCGACCGACCGAAGACACCAAGGCTTAAGATTAGGTCTGCCTAAACCGTGGAGTATGAGCGAGTGGCCGGGAGAACGACCGACCGACTGCGACCGGGACCGGAGGTTCCCGTCCCGTGTCGACTGACGCCGACCACGAGACCGAGGCCGAGGCCAAGACCGAGAGGGCGGTGCTCGGACACGGCGCGACCGACATCGGGGCCGACGGCGGCGAAACCGCGCTCCACGGCGAGTCGCTGGCGCTCTCGTACGGCGAAGCGGCCGAACCGGTGGTCGAGTGCGGGCGAATCGACCTCCCCGAGGGAGAGATCACGGCGCTGGTCGGGCCGAACGGCTCGGGCAAGTCGACCCTGCTGAAGGCGCTGTCGAACCACCTCGAACCCGACGACGGGTCTGTCGTGCTCGACGGACGCGAGATTCGGGAGTTCGGCGAGAAGGAACTCGCCCGACGGCTCGGCCTGCTGTCCCAGGAGAACGACGCGCCGGAGAGCATCACCGTCGAGGACCTGATCTACCACGGCCGCTACCCCCACCGCGGTTTCTTCGAGTCGGTGACCGACGCCGACCGCGAGGCGGTCGAGCGCGCCATCGAACTCGCCGGCGTCGACGACATCCGGGACGCCGAACTCGGCGAACTGAGCGGCGGGCAAAAACAGCTCGCTTGGATCGCGATGGTGTTCGCCCAGGAGACGGACGTACTCCTGCTCGACGAACCGACGACGTTCCTCGACCTCCACCACCAACTCCGCGTGATGGAGGTCGTCCGGTCGCTCAACGAGCGCGAGGGCGTCACGGTCGGGGTCGTCCTCCACGACATCGCCCAGGCCGCGCGGTTCGCCGACTACCTCGTCGCGCTCGACGACGGCGAGGTGTACGACTGGGGGCCGCCCCGGGAGGTCGTCACCGAGGAACTGCTCGCCGACGTGTTCGCGGTCGACGCGGCGGTCGAGTACACGCCCGACCCGGAAATCGTCCCGCGGCGCTCGCTGTAGGCCGGCGGTCGCCGCGACCGTCGTTTTTCGGTATCCGTTCCCGGCGCACGAACGAGAATCGCTTCGGACACGTTCTTCGATAATCGTACCAGAATCGCCTTTCCGTCAGGGCGAGACCGTTCGAACGAGGAAATTTAGATGAAAACGGTACGCGTACTCGTCGCCGCGACGGTCGTCCTGGCGCTCCTGGGAAGTGCGACTGGGGGAGTCGCAGTCGCCGACGGGGGCACCCCCGACGTCGATTGCGGCGGCCTCCACGAAGCCGACCAGCGAACCGACGGAACAGCGGCCGAGAGCACGGTGAACGAACACCACCACGAGTGCCACGAGGGCGAGTTCCCGAAGTAGCGACCGAGTCGACCCGCCGCACATTTTCCAGAAATCGACGCCCGCGCTACTCCTCGAACAGCGTCTCGCGAAGCGACCGCTCTCGTCCTCCAGGCTCCGCTCGCGTTCAATTCTCGATTCGGGCCTCGAAAAGATTCGCGTTGACGGGGCCGTCCCGTCGACGTCTTCGACGCGCTCGTTCGCCCTCAGAGGTTGCCGACCGCGCCCTTCTTGCGCATCAGGTAGAGGAAGTACGGCCCGCCGATGACGCCGGTGACGATGCCGACCGGAATCTGGGTGCTGAGCGCGAGTCGCGCGCCCACGTCGGCGAGGACGACGAGCGCCGGCCCCGCGAACACGCACCCGACGAGCACGCGCCGGTAGTCGCTCCCGACGACGGTCCGGACCATGTGGGGGACGACGAGGCCGACGAAGCCGACCAGTCCTGCGACGGCGACGCTCGCGGCCGCGAGGACGATGGCGACCGCCGAGACGCCGAATCGCACGTATTCGACCGACATGCCGAGGCTCTGGGCGGTGCGCTCGCCGAGCAGCAGGACGTTCAACTGCCGCGAGGAGAACAGCGCGATGGGGATGGTCAGCGCCGTCCACGGCGCGACGACCCGGACCTGCTCCCAGTCGACGCCCGTGAGCGACCCGGTCGTCCACGCGATGGCGCTCTGGACCGCGCCGAGGTCCTCGGCGAAGTAGAACACGCCGGTCTGGAGCGAGTTGAACACCGTGCTGACGATGACGCCCGCGAGCACGAGTCGCACCGGACTGGTGCCGCCCTGCCACGCGATGGCGTAGACGAGCAGGAACGCCGCCGTCCCGCCCAGCGCAGCCAGTAGCGGGATGTACGACGTCAGCCCGGTGAACACGACGAGCGCGAGCAGGATGGCCAGTCCCGCCCCGGAACTCACGCCGAGGACGTACGGACTCGCCAGTTCGTTCCGGGTGACCG
This genomic window from Halorussus vallis contains:
- a CDS encoding HalOD1 output domain-containing protein; translation: METYLEGASWTVVERVAAAEGVEPTELTPPLGTVLDPEALDELVASLPDSTDPAVTFDYAGYEVAVAADGSVSVTPRDS
- a CDS encoding plastocyanin/azurin family copper-binding protein, whose protein sequence is MKRRTFLEATGVATVGALAGCTAPGQSPGETGTTGETGTTATADGNETVGGTETGTATGTQTTQGGGGGGGTTNTVRMVSQGSNYYFDPIGLFVEPGTTVSFVIESGAHSSTAYHQSIDSASVTRIPDGAEPWDSGTLTGKGSSFDHTFQTTGTYDYFCIPHKTLGMVGRIVCGEPGGVEGNPPDGNVPSEQTIVQQGAVSYSEFSG
- a CDS encoding KTSC domain-containing protein; this encodes MEAVTADGERIECDEVEEGGEGLVCFYDDRIVGYVPYDELRYVAETRVPVTSSSVRSIGYDRDDETLEIEFQSGGVYRYFDVAQETYEEFVGARSHGGYFHENLRGKYDYRRVR
- a CDS encoding M48 family metallopeptidase, translating into MCSVGARALMVVVGAASLVLYGVAALLAAEFLASLWRARRDLVTVAVLTVALTMAFSYVSYRFGTGQLLARLGATELPRGRAPEVYRRLDRLSESMGVSPPTLAVARMPVPNAMALGSTNRGFVVLDRALFRLLTADELETILAHELSHLESNDSLVQTLAYSLGQSLVWPLVLISLPAVLLGVGVARARAWLGGRPADRATAPLAEFHRRVGQVVVLGLSAFTLLLLAHSRRREFAADDRAAAVTGKPRALVSALRKIERASQPRLGPLSPLYVRGDEEGWLTELLSSHPATDERVRRLEARAERNATKIDIR
- a CDS encoding ABC transporter ATP-binding protein; its protein translation is MLGHGATDIGADGGETALHGESLALSYGEAAEPVVECGRIDLPEGEITALVGPNGSGKSTLLKALSNHLEPDDGSVVLDGREIREFGEKELARRLGLLSQENDAPESITVEDLIYHGRYPHRGFFESVTDADREAVERAIELAGVDDIRDAELGELSGGQKQLAWIAMVFAQETDVLLLDEPTTFLDLHHQLRVMEVVRSLNEREGVTVGVVLHDIAQAARFADYLVALDDGEVYDWGPPREVVTEELLADVFAVDAAVEYTPDPEIVPRRSL
- a CDS encoding FecCD family ABC transporter permease, with product MSEETATAARREGRLGWLDGSLVTVALASVAITVVAGLVQVSFGTYTMSLATAWHAVFDPQVVFDPQAWRAFLFGAEVPEMSRESLVVWTIRLPRVFVAAFVGANLAVSGAIFQAVTRNELASPYVLGVSSGAGLAILLALVVFTGLTSYIPLLAALGGTAAFLLVYAIAWQGGTSPVRLVLAGVIVSTVFNSLQTGVFYFAEDLGAVQSAIAWTTGSLTGVDWEQVRVVAPWTALTIPIALFSSRQLNVLLLGERTAQSLGMSVEYVRFGVSAVAIVLAAASVAVAGLVGFVGLVVPHMVRTVVGSDYRRVLVGCVFAGPALVVLADVGARLALSTQIPVGIVTGVIGGPYFLYLMRKKGAVGNL